From a single Couchioplanes caeruleus genomic region:
- the uxaC gene encoding glucuronate isomerase, whose product MPDPVFATDPRQRDLARELHAVARDLPLICPHGHVDPGLLAEDRPFPDPARLLVVPDHYVTRMLLSQGVPPARLGVPSRTGEPVETDGRAIWRLLAAHWHLFRGTPSRLWLERTFETVFGVDTPLRAATADEVYDAIAARLAEPAFRPRALFQRFGIEVLATTESPLDDLSRHAKLAADGWGGPGGRVITTFRPDGVADMEFPGWAGNVARLGEITGEDTETYDGYLAALRSRREAFIAAGATSSDHGHLTARTVALSAGEAARLFGRGLRGEASPADAETFRGHMLMEFARMSLDDGLVLQLHPGAVRDHNTWLHEAHGRDVGGDIPQATDYVHALRPLLDRYGNDPRLRIVLYTLDEDAFSRELAPLAGGYAALYLGAPWWFLDSPDGLRRFREAVTETAGFYNTAGFVDDTRAFCSIPVRHDIARRADAAYLASLVVQDRLPFDEAAETIADLAYHLPKRIFRLEAAR is encoded by the coding sequence GTGCCCGACCCCGTCTTCGCCACCGACCCCCGGCAGCGCGACCTCGCCCGCGAGCTGCACGCCGTGGCCCGCGACCTGCCGCTGATCTGCCCGCACGGGCACGTCGATCCCGGACTGCTCGCCGAGGACCGGCCGTTCCCCGACCCGGCGCGGCTGCTGGTCGTGCCCGACCACTACGTCACCCGCATGCTGCTCAGCCAGGGCGTCCCGCCGGCCCGGCTCGGCGTGCCGTCACGCACCGGCGAGCCGGTCGAGACGGACGGGCGGGCGATCTGGCGGCTGCTGGCCGCCCACTGGCACCTCTTCCGGGGTACGCCGTCCCGCCTGTGGCTGGAGCGCACCTTCGAGACCGTGTTCGGCGTCGACACCCCGCTGCGTGCCGCAACGGCCGACGAGGTGTACGACGCGATCGCCGCGCGGCTGGCCGAGCCGGCGTTCCGCCCCCGGGCGCTGTTCCAGCGCTTCGGCATCGAGGTCCTGGCCACCACCGAGTCGCCACTCGACGACCTGTCCCGGCACGCGAAGCTGGCCGCCGACGGCTGGGGCGGCCCGGGCGGCCGGGTCATCACCACGTTCCGCCCGGACGGCGTCGCCGACATGGAGTTCCCCGGCTGGGCGGGGAACGTCGCGCGCCTCGGCGAGATCACCGGCGAGGACACGGAGACGTACGACGGCTACCTGGCCGCACTGCGCTCACGCCGCGAGGCCTTCATCGCCGCCGGGGCCACCTCGTCCGACCACGGGCACCTGACCGCCCGTACCGTCGCATTGAGCGCGGGCGAGGCAGCCCGCCTGTTCGGCCGCGGGTTGCGTGGCGAGGCGTCGCCCGCCGACGCCGAGACGTTCCGCGGGCACATGCTGATGGAGTTCGCCCGGATGTCGCTGGACGACGGCCTGGTGCTGCAGCTGCACCCCGGCGCGGTCCGCGACCACAACACGTGGCTGCACGAGGCGCACGGCCGCGACGTCGGCGGCGACATCCCGCAGGCCACCGACTACGTGCACGCTCTGCGCCCGCTGCTGGACCGGTACGGCAACGACCCGCGGCTGCGGATCGTCCTCTACACGCTCGACGAGGACGCGTTCAGCCGGGAACTTGCCCCGCTCGCGGGCGGGTACGCGGCCCTGTACCTCGGCGCGCCCTGGTGGTTCCTCGACTCCCCCGACGGGCTGCGCCGCTTCCGCGAGGCGGTGACCGAGACGGCCGGCTTCTACAACACCGCGGGCTTCGTCGACGACACGCGCGCGTTCTGCTCGATCCCCGTACGCCACGACATCGCCCGGCGGGCCGACGCGGCGTACCTGGCCTCGCTCGTCGTGCAGGACCGGCTGCCGTTCGACGAGGCCGCCGAGACGATCGCGGACCTCGCGTACCACCTGCCGAAACGCATCTTCCGACTGGAGGCGGCCCGATGA
- a CDS encoding enolase C-terminal domain-like protein — translation MTRITGVDVHDVRFPTAAAGDGSDAINRGDYSATYVELRTDGPHTGAGFTFTNGRGNELTCAAVRALAHHVQGLLLDDLWADPVGFARSLSADVQLRWLGPEKGVIHMATGAIVNAVWDLHAKAAGKPLWQFLAELPTEKLVGCVDFHHITDALTPQDAAAILDKGLTGLDDRRAELERDGLPSYTTSVGWLGYPDDKVRELARAAYADGWRAMKMKVGGDLADDERRARVIRAEIGPDALLMMDANQVWDVDEAIARMATLAAADPYWIEEPTHPDDVLGHARIQRAVHPIRVATGEVAANRVIFKQLLQADAVRVVQIDACRVGGVPEVLAELLLAAKFGVPVCPHAGGVGLCELVQHLFAFDYLRVGTSLDGRMVEYVDHLHEHFTDPVRTRGGRYVLPDRPGYSATMRPESVAEFRFPDGPVWR, via the coding sequence ATGACCCGCATCACCGGCGTGGACGTGCACGACGTGCGGTTCCCGACCGCGGCGGCCGGCGACGGCTCCGACGCGATCAACCGCGGCGACTACTCGGCCACGTACGTCGAGCTGCGCACCGACGGGCCGCACACCGGCGCGGGGTTCACCTTCACCAACGGCCGCGGCAACGAGCTGACCTGCGCCGCCGTACGCGCCCTCGCGCACCACGTGCAGGGGCTCCTGCTCGACGACCTGTGGGCCGACCCGGTGGGCTTCGCCCGTTCGCTGAGCGCCGACGTGCAGCTGCGCTGGCTCGGCCCGGAGAAGGGCGTCATCCACATGGCCACCGGCGCGATCGTCAACGCCGTGTGGGACCTGCACGCGAAGGCCGCCGGGAAGCCGCTGTGGCAGTTCCTCGCCGAGCTGCCCACCGAGAAGCTGGTCGGGTGCGTGGACTTCCACCACATCACCGACGCGCTCACCCCGCAGGACGCCGCGGCCATCCTCGACAAGGGGCTGACCGGGCTCGACGACCGCCGCGCCGAGCTGGAGCGCGACGGGCTGCCGTCGTACACCACCAGCGTCGGCTGGCTCGGCTATCCCGACGACAAGGTACGGGAGCTGGCGCGGGCCGCGTACGCCGACGGCTGGCGCGCGATGAAGATGAAGGTGGGTGGCGACCTCGCGGACGACGAGCGGCGGGCACGCGTCATCCGCGCCGAGATCGGGCCGGACGCGCTGCTCATGATGGACGCCAACCAGGTGTGGGACGTCGACGAGGCGATCGCCCGGATGGCCACCCTCGCGGCCGCGGACCCGTACTGGATCGAGGAGCCGACGCACCCCGACGACGTGCTGGGCCACGCGCGCATCCAGCGGGCCGTGCACCCGATCCGCGTCGCCACCGGCGAGGTGGCGGCCAACCGGGTGATCTTCAAGCAGCTGCTGCAGGCGGACGCGGTCCGCGTGGTGCAGATCGACGCGTGCCGGGTCGGCGGCGTCCCCGAGGTGCTGGCCGAGCTGCTGCTCGCGGCGAAGTTCGGCGTCCCCGTGTGCCCGCACGCCGGCGGGGTGGGCCTGTGCGAGCTGGTGCAGCACCTGTTCGCCTTCGACTACCTGCGCGTCGGCACCAGCCTCGACGGCCGCATGGTCGAGTACGTCGACCACCTCCACGAGCACTTCACCGACCCGGTACGCACCCGCGGCGGCCGGTACGTGCTGCCCGACCGGCCCGGCTACAGCGCCACCATGAGACCGGAGTCCGTCGCCGAGTTCCGGTTCCCCGACGGGCCGGTGTGGCGATGA
- a CDS encoding mannitol dehydrogenase family protein, with protein sequence MRLGAPALAHIPPECRPLVPPGAVPTGIVHLGLGAFHRAHQAVYTEEAVAAAGGDWGIAGVAPRSVTVLDALREQDRLFSVTSASARGSATHVVSAFSALVHAASDPEAVVRLIADPAVRVVTLTITEKGYAPGSAALGLLVRGLLARRHADAGPVAVLSCDNLPANGRHLRGLVHRAAGDDAREWLTDQVTFPGTMVDRIVPAATASSLARAAGALGVEDRAAVSGEPYRQWVIEDDFPGGRPAWERAGAVLTADAQPWERLKLRSLNGVHSAIAYLGALAGCETIAQALTMPGLRALLTRLITEDIAPGLRPPDGITVAGYGESVLARFADPALGHRTVQVAMDGSQKLPQRVLHTIRDRRAAGSIPRWAVLVVAAWMRFVQGRADDGRELPLDDPMAAEIRERLAAAPGTPGGVVDALLGLRAIFPADLAEDDVVRALLVDWLTALGRHGVAATVAGAA encoded by the coding sequence ATGAGGCTCGGGGCACCGGCACTCGCGCACATCCCGCCGGAATGCCGGCCCCTGGTCCCGCCCGGTGCCGTGCCGACCGGCATCGTCCACCTCGGCCTCGGTGCGTTCCACCGGGCCCACCAGGCCGTCTACACCGAGGAGGCGGTCGCGGCGGCGGGCGGCGACTGGGGCATCGCCGGGGTCGCCCCGCGCTCGGTGACCGTGCTCGACGCGCTGCGCGAGCAGGACCGCCTGTTCAGCGTCACCAGCGCCTCCGCCCGGGGCAGCGCCACCCACGTGGTGAGCGCCTTCTCCGCGCTCGTGCACGCGGCCTCGGACCCGGAAGCGGTGGTCCGGCTGATCGCCGACCCGGCGGTCCGGGTGGTGACGCTGACGATCACGGAGAAGGGGTACGCCCCCGGCTCCGCGGCGCTGGGCCTGCTGGTGCGCGGGCTGCTCGCCCGGCGGCACGCCGACGCCGGTCCGGTGGCGGTGCTGAGCTGCGACAACCTGCCCGCCAACGGCCGGCACCTGCGCGGCCTGGTGCACCGCGCGGCCGGGGACGACGCCCGGGAGTGGCTGACGGACCAGGTCACGTTCCCCGGCACGATGGTCGACCGGATCGTGCCGGCCGCCACCGCGAGCAGCCTCGCCCGGGCCGCGGGCGCGCTCGGGGTGGAGGACCGCGCGGCGGTGAGCGGGGAGCCGTACCGGCAGTGGGTGATCGAGGACGACTTCCCCGGCGGGCGCCCGGCGTGGGAGCGTGCCGGGGCGGTGCTGACCGCCGACGCCCAGCCGTGGGAGCGGTTGAAGCTGCGTTCCCTCAACGGCGTGCACTCCGCGATCGCGTACCTCGGGGCGCTCGCCGGGTGCGAGACGATCGCGCAGGCGCTGACCATGCCCGGGCTGCGGGCGCTGCTGACCCGGCTCATCACCGAGGACATCGCGCCCGGCCTGCGGCCGCCCGACGGCATCACCGTGGCCGGCTACGGCGAGTCCGTCCTCGCCCGCTTCGCCGACCCCGCGCTGGGTCACCGGACGGTCCAGGTCGCGATGGACGGCTCGCAGAAGCTGCCGCAGCGGGTGCTGCACACGATCCGGGACCGCCGGGCGGCCGGGTCGATACCGCGCTGGGCGGTGCTCGTGGTCGCCGCGTGGATGCGCTTCGTGCAGGGCCGTGCCGACGACGGCCGGGAGCTGCCGCTCGACGACCCGATGGCCGCCGAGATCCGCGAACGGCTCGCCGCCGCGCCGGGCACCCCGGGCGGCGTGGTGGACGCGCTGCTCGGCCTCCGCGCGATCTTCCCCGCGGACCTGGCGGAGGACGACGTGGTGCGCGCCCTCCTGGTCGACTGGTTGACGGCCTTGGGCAGGCACGGCGTCGCGGCCACCGTGGCCGGTGCGGCATGA
- a CDS encoding Gfo/Idh/MocA family protein — protein sequence MTTTVALIGANGHGRHHRRHLATLGGVRLVALADPRPIEPDPPVPDGVEVFTDHRELLAKIEPDVVVICTPPHTHVPIAADALRAGADVLLEKPPVQTLAEHRELTAVLAETGRACQVGFQALGSHAAARLWDAVARESVTGIAAVASWQRDDAYYARAPWAGRRSVGGRPVIDGALVNPLAHAVMQSLATAAAAGAGGPVACEAERYRTRPIEADDTAFARLTLESGLRILAAVTLAGEDFIAGEIIVDGTAGRAVLEYPTDRLALPGEPELREVAGRTGLLENLLAHRADPSVPLLAPLSRTEPFTAVVEWLTAPDVPPPVLLDPRHVEDHDGIRVVPGINAVLRRCAQEMALPSELGVTWAAPPYRRPPAR from the coding sequence ATGACGACGACCGTCGCGCTGATCGGCGCCAACGGGCACGGGCGGCACCACCGGAGGCATCTCGCCACGCTCGGCGGCGTACGCCTCGTCGCGCTCGCCGACCCCCGCCCGATCGAGCCCGACCCGCCCGTACCCGACGGCGTGGAGGTCTTCACCGACCACCGCGAGCTGCTCGCGAAGATCGAGCCCGACGTGGTGGTGATCTGCACGCCGCCGCACACCCATGTGCCGATCGCCGCCGACGCCCTGCGTGCCGGCGCCGACGTGCTGCTCGAGAAGCCGCCGGTGCAGACGCTCGCCGAGCACCGCGAGCTGACCGCGGTGCTGGCGGAGACCGGGCGGGCGTGCCAGGTGGGGTTCCAGGCCCTCGGCTCGCACGCCGCCGCCCGGCTCTGGGACGCGGTCGCGCGCGAGAGCGTCACGGGCATCGCCGCGGTCGCCTCGTGGCAGCGCGACGACGCCTACTACGCCCGGGCGCCGTGGGCCGGGCGGCGCAGCGTCGGCGGGCGGCCCGTGATCGACGGCGCGCTGGTCAACCCGCTCGCCCACGCGGTCATGCAGAGCCTGGCCACGGCGGCGGCCGCGGGGGCGGGCGGGCCGGTCGCGTGCGAGGCCGAGCGCTACCGCACGCGGCCGATCGAGGCCGACGACACCGCGTTCGCCCGCCTCACGCTGGAGAGCGGCCTGCGCATCCTGGCCGCGGTGACGCTGGCGGGCGAGGACTTCATCGCCGGCGAGATCATCGTCGACGGTACGGCCGGGCGCGCGGTCCTCGAGTACCCGACGGACCGCCTGGCGCTGCCGGGTGAGCCGGAGCTGCGCGAGGTCGCCGGGCGTACCGGGCTGTTGGAGAACCTCCTCGCGCACCGGGCGGACCCGTCGGTGCCGTTGCTCGCGCCGCTGTCGCGCACCGAGCCGTTCACCGCCGTCGTGGAGTGGCTGACCGCGCCGGACGTGCCGCCGCCCGTGCTGCTCGATCCCCGGCACGTCGAGGACCACGACGGCATCCGGGTCGTTCCGGGGATCAACGCTGTCCTGCGGCGCTGCGCGCAGGAGATGGCGCTCCCCTCCGAGCTGGGGGTCACCTGGGCGGCACCGCCGTACCGTCGGCCACCAGCACGGTGA
- a CDS encoding PmoA family protein, with protein MSTEEWRLVAGGVEVATYVPQPDLDIRLGPRPYLHPVRTLGGVQVSDALCFDHPWHLGVSVAMQDVDGVNFWGGRTCRRGEGYVWLDDHGRVAPAGRLPAGDGIGHRLHWQDRDGRVLLTERRRIAARLAPGGWELTFSYALSAPAGRDVTLGSPATNGRTGGAGYGGFFWRAPDGDAVAYTSSAEGEGAVNGSSEPWLAVTGGDAYTLVFRGLRDDDRWFVRTGDYVGVCAALAFERPLVIAAGTTLERDLTVLVADGTAVPPR; from the coding sequence TTGTCCACCGAGGAATGGCGGTTGGTCGCCGGCGGTGTCGAGGTGGCGACCTATGTGCCGCAGCCGGACCTCGACATCCGGCTCGGGCCGCGTCCGTACCTGCACCCCGTCCGCACGCTGGGCGGGGTGCAGGTCTCGGACGCGCTGTGCTTCGACCATCCGTGGCACCTGGGCGTGTCCGTCGCGATGCAGGACGTCGACGGCGTCAACTTCTGGGGCGGGCGCACGTGCAGGCGCGGCGAGGGCTACGTCTGGCTCGACGACCACGGCCGGGTCGCGCCCGCCGGCCGGCTGCCCGCCGGCGACGGCATCGGGCACCGGCTGCACTGGCAGGACCGGGACGGCCGGGTCCTGCTCACCGAGCGCAGACGGATCGCGGCCCGGCTCGCGCCCGGGGGATGGGAGCTGACCTTCTCGTACGCCCTGAGCGCCCCCGCCGGCCGCGACGTGACCCTGGGCAGCCCGGCCACCAACGGGCGCACCGGCGGCGCGGGGTACGGCGGCTTCTTCTGGCGCGCCCCGGACGGCGACGCGGTGGCGTACACCTCCTCGGCCGAGGGGGAGGGCGCGGTCAACGGCAGCTCGGAGCCGTGGCTGGCGGTCACCGGCGGGGACGCGTACACCCTGGTCTTCCGGGGTCTGCGCGACGACGACCGCTGGTTCGTGCGCACGGGCGACTACGTCGGGGTCTGCGCCGCGCTGGCCTTCGAGCGGCCGCTGGTCATCGCCGCGGGCACCACCCTGGAACGCGACCTCACCGTGCTGGTGGCCGACGGTACGGCGGTGCCGCCCAGGTGA
- a CDS encoding pectate lyase family protein, which produces MRTKLLGASAGAATLVLVGAGLAGAGSAFAADQPAAAPAAAPRAAAVTDLVGWATQNGGTTGGGSASATTVSSASALTSAVGSSSAAVIRVSGTISCSGMLRVRSNKTIIGNAGATIVGCGLNVNGDRNVIIRNLTFRDWDDDAVNVQSSATNIWIDHNTFSHGHDGAVDIKRGSDFVTVSWNRVFNHDKSMLLGHSDSNGSEDTGHLRVTYHHNWFDASTQRHPRVRFGNPVHVYNNYYYKNSGYGVASTEGAGVLVENNSFEGVPDPYHLGEADSGPGTLVARGNLLVNSGAGQTGGSVKSIPYAYTADPASNVKSIVTANAGAGRISL; this is translated from the coding sequence ATGCGCACAAAACTGCTCGGCGCCTCCGCCGGCGCGGCCACGCTCGTTCTCGTGGGCGCCGGACTGGCCGGAGCCGGTTCCGCCTTCGCCGCCGATCAGCCCGCGGCGGCGCCGGCGGCCGCACCCCGGGCGGCGGCCGTCACCGACCTCGTCGGGTGGGCGACCCAGAACGGCGGGACCACCGGCGGCGGCAGTGCCTCGGCCACCACGGTGAGCAGCGCCTCCGCGCTGACCTCGGCCGTCGGTTCGAGCTCGGCGGCGGTGATCCGGGTCTCCGGCACGATCAGCTGCTCGGGCATGCTGCGGGTCCGCTCCAACAAGACCATCATCGGCAACGCGGGCGCGACGATCGTGGGCTGCGGGCTGAACGTCAACGGCGACCGCAACGTCATCATCCGGAACCTGACGTTCCGCGACTGGGACGACGACGCGGTCAACGTGCAGTCCTCGGCCACGAACATCTGGATCGACCACAACACGTTCAGCCACGGCCACGACGGCGCGGTCGACATCAAGCGCGGGTCGGACTTCGTGACGGTCTCGTGGAACCGGGTGTTCAACCACGACAAGTCGATGCTGCTCGGCCACAGCGACAGCAACGGCAGCGAGGACACCGGGCACCTGCGGGTGACCTACCACCACAACTGGTTCGACGCGTCGACGCAGCGGCACCCGCGGGTGCGCTTCGGCAACCCGGTGCACGTCTACAACAACTACTACTACAAGAACAGCGGGTACGGCGTGGCCTCGACCGAGGGCGCCGGCGTGCTCGTGGAGAACAACTCGTTCGAGGGCGTGCCGGACCCGTACCACCTCGGTGAGGCCGACTCGGGCCCGGGCACGCTGGTGGCGCGGGGCAACCTGCTCGTCAACTCCGGCGCCGGGCAGACCGGCGGCAGCGTCAAGAGCATCCCGTACGCGTACACCGCCGACCCGGCGAGCAACGTCAAGTCCATCGTCACGGCGAACGCGGGCGCGGGGCGCATCTCGCTCTGA
- a CDS encoding acyltransferase family protein → MDATSAQAPARDRYFDTLRALAIVRVVAYHAFHYAVLALLFPSMGVMFALGGSLMAKSLDRSPGPKVIRSRIRRLLPALWVMGLVLVPLMLAAGWAHHPAWPDFLLWVVPLATPPASHGIGDVGAEGAGVLWYLATYLWLVLLSPVLLRLYRRRRVLTIAVPLLVLAALHSQPIVTGNNAVQTAGYVLTFLPCWLLGFAHRDGDLRRLRPALVAGIAAVLTVVSLGWVVEHPGPGGLDLVPFPLAHALYSMGFVLALLRLDPDMAWLGRLPLLQRLVAALNNRAVTIYLWHNVVITAAIIVGDQLKLWDVHQGLLIYLAFSGIALSMLLFAVLAVGWVEDLAARRIPRLRPWPVPSPRHAAGRGTPGVEGRARVGATV, encoded by the coding sequence ATGGACGCGACGAGCGCACAGGCGCCCGCCCGAGATCGCTATTTCGATACTCTCCGTGCATTGGCTATCGTTCGGGTCGTGGCGTACCACGCGTTCCATTACGCCGTACTCGCCCTGCTCTTCCCCTCGATGGGCGTGATGTTCGCCCTCGGCGGCTCGCTGATGGCGAAGTCCCTCGACCGCTCGCCCGGCCCGAAGGTCATCCGCAGCCGCATCCGCCGGTTGCTGCCCGCGCTGTGGGTCATGGGGCTCGTGCTGGTGCCGCTGATGCTCGCCGCCGGCTGGGCGCACCACCCGGCGTGGCCCGACTTCCTGCTCTGGGTCGTGCCGCTGGCCACCCCGCCGGCCAGCCACGGGATCGGGGACGTCGGCGCCGAGGGGGCCGGCGTGCTCTGGTACCTGGCCACGTACCTGTGGCTCGTGCTGCTGTCCCCGGTGCTGCTGCGCCTGTACCGACGCCGCCGGGTGCTCACGATCGCCGTGCCGCTGCTCGTGCTGGCCGCGCTGCACAGCCAGCCGATCGTCACCGGCAACAACGCCGTGCAGACCGCCGGGTACGTGCTGACGTTCCTGCCGTGCTGGCTGCTCGGCTTCGCCCACCGCGACGGCGACCTGCGCCGGCTGCGGCCCGCCCTGGTCGCCGGCATCGCCGCCGTGCTGACCGTGGTCAGCCTCGGCTGGGTCGTCGAGCACCCCGGCCCCGGCGGCCTCGACCTCGTGCCGTTCCCGCTGGCCCACGCCCTGTACTCGATGGGCTTCGTGCTGGCCCTGCTGCGCCTCGACCCGGACATGGCCTGGCTCGGCCGGCTGCCGCTGCTGCAGCGCCTGGTCGCCGCGCTCAACAACCGCGCCGTCACGATCTACCTGTGGCACAACGTGGTCATCACCGCGGCCATCATCGTGGGCGACCAGCTCAAGCTCTGGGACGTGCACCAGGGCCTGCTCATCTACCTGGCCTTCTCCGGCATCGCCCTGTCCATGCTGCTGTTCGCCGTGCTCGCGGTGGGCTGGGTGGAGGACCTGGCGGCCCGCCGCATACCGCGGCTGCGCCCCTGGCCGGTCCCGTCGCCCCGGCACGCCGCGGGCCGGGGCACGCCGGGCGTGGAAGGCCGGGCCCGGGTCGGCGCCACCGTCTGA
- a CDS encoding Acg family FMN-binding oxidoreductase — MTGTVTAGNRGFVAAGTLPRTVLSECVRTATAAPSLHNSQPWRFRVADDHVDVYADRGRQLTVLDPTGRELLISVGAAVFTLRLAIRDAGRLPVLTPFPDPQRPDLVARVSVGRPAASTPGVASLTLAVGRRHTNRYPFADTALPADAVERLVAAAHLEGAALAVARPVGRDAILGMSRVADRRLRERDGYDAELARWTKPGRGRHDGVPVTAIGPWDALEVLPVRDFALPRRDRDPLTAEFEPHPAIVVLATRGDRPAEWLRAGQALQRVLLTATGLGLATTPISQPVELPAVRALLTDTGTGTWAQMVLRVGYGRPVPATPRRPLKDVLLG, encoded by the coding sequence ATGACCGGCACCGTCACTGCAGGCAACCGGGGTTTCGTGGCGGCCGGGACGCTGCCACGGACGGTCCTGTCCGAGTGCGTCCGCACGGCCACCGCCGCGCCCTCGCTGCACAACAGCCAGCCGTGGCGCTTCCGGGTCGCCGACGACCACGTCGACGTGTACGCCGACCGCGGCCGGCAGCTGACCGTCCTCGACCCCACCGGACGCGAGCTCCTGATCAGCGTCGGGGCGGCGGTCTTCACGCTGCGCCTCGCGATCCGCGACGCCGGGCGCCTGCCGGTGCTGACGCCGTTCCCGGACCCGCAGCGACCGGACCTCGTGGCCCGGGTCTCGGTGGGACGCCCGGCCGCCTCGACGCCCGGCGTCGCCTCGCTCACCCTGGCGGTCGGGCGGCGGCACACGAACCGCTACCCGTTCGCGGACACCGCGTTGCCGGCCGACGCGGTCGAACGGCTGGTCGCGGCCGCCCACCTCGAGGGTGCGGCGCTGGCCGTGGCGAGACCGGTCGGCCGCGACGCCATCCTGGGCATGTCCCGGGTCGCGGACCGGCGCCTGCGCGAGCGCGACGGCTACGACGCCGAGCTGGCCCGCTGGACGAAGCCCGGCCGGGGCCGCCACGACGGCGTACCGGTGACCGCGATCGGCCCGTGGGACGCCCTGGAGGTCCTGCCCGTCCGCGACTTCGCACTGCCGCGCCGCGACCGTGACCCGCTGACCGCCGAGTTCGAGCCGCACCCGGCGATCGTGGTGCTGGCGACCCGCGGCGACCGGCCGGCGGAGTGGCTCAGGGCCGGGCAGGCGCTGCAGCGGGTGCTGCTGACGGCGACCGGACTGGGGCTGGCGACCACGCCGATCAGCCAGCCGGTGGAGCTGCCGGCGGTCCGCGCGCTGCTCACCGACACCGGTACGGGAACCTGGGCGCAGATGGTGCTGCGGGTGGGCTACGGCCGCCCGGTGCCCGCCACGCCGCGCCGGCCGCTGAAGGACGTCCTGCTGGGGTGA
- a CDS encoding universal stress protein — protein sequence MRHLEDRRTQTHARYGTATAAPTRYGEVINRYLSAAGYREPAAGAPPRMPLPAGVVLVGVDETPTSYTAVDHAAVEAELRGWGLRMMHVQHSYELSEASRGAAARLLEHMTDRVHAYTPDVAVTGRVAIGAAAPLLLSDAHDANLVVVGHRHRATGTAFGLSVAERVAAHHTGPALVVRVPDWPPGPGFGARPLVVGVDARTPPEVVRFAREEARVRGCELIVLHAGTGAVPGIQLPGPGGVVVHERLVPGDPVAALLAMSDRAAAVVVGRRGPGGFAGALLGPVSRAMVQRAQCPVFLVG from the coding sequence ATGCGTCACCTCGAGGACAGAAGAACGCAGACCCACGCCCGGTACGGCACGGCCACCGCGGCGCCGACCCGCTACGGCGAGGTGATCAACCGGTACCTGAGCGCGGCCGGGTACCGGGAACCGGCCGCGGGCGCGCCGCCGCGAATGCCGCTGCCGGCCGGGGTGGTGCTCGTCGGCGTCGACGAGACGCCCACCAGCTACACGGCGGTCGACCACGCCGCGGTCGAGGCCGAGCTGCGCGGCTGGGGCCTGCGCATGATGCACGTGCAGCACTCGTACGAGCTCAGCGAGGCCTCCCGGGGAGCCGCCGCCCGCCTGCTGGAGCACATGACCGACCGGGTGCACGCGTACACCCCGGACGTGGCCGTGACCGGCCGCGTCGCCATCGGCGCGGCCGCACCGCTGCTGCTGTCCGACGCGCACGACGCGAACCTGGTCGTCGTCGGTCACCGGCACCGCGCCACGGGCACCGCGTTCGGGCTGAGCGTGGCCGAGCGGGTGGCCGCGCACCACACCGGCCCGGCGCTGGTCGTCCGCGTGCCGGACTGGCCGCCGGGGCCGGGTTTCGGCGCCCGGCCGCTGGTCGTCGGCGTGGACGCCAGGACCCCGCCGGAGGTCGTCCGGTTCGCCCGCGAGGAGGCGCGGGTCCGCGGTTGCGAGCTCATCGTCCTGCACGCCGGGACGGGTGCCGTGCCGGGGATCCAGCTGCCCGGGCCCGGCGGTGTCGTCGTGCACGAGCGGCTGGTCCCCGGCGACCCGGTGGCCGCGCTGCTCGCCATGTCGGACCGCGCGGCGGCCGTCGTGGTCGGCCGGCGCGGCCCCGGCGGTTTCGCGGGCGCGCTGCTGGGTCCGGTCAGCCGCGCCATGGTGCAGCGGGCCCAGTGCCCGGTGTTCCTGGTCGGCTGA
- a CDS encoding Crp/Fnr family transcriptional regulator, translating to MSSLTVFDLLVLHPFLAGMPGARLRQVAGYGRPVVWPPGYRVFREDSPAANLWLLTAGEVDLDFSVPGRGEVVIGQVGGGELLGLSWLQPPRRWSVGAVASTQCHAVELEARGLRNLMAEDCAAGTDLAERFLRVLGRRLSEARRGLIPLGAVPDGAAGTLSRAAGDE from the coding sequence GTGTCCTCGCTGACCGTCTTCGACCTGCTCGTGCTGCATCCCTTCCTGGCCGGCATGCCGGGCGCGCGGCTGCGCCAGGTCGCCGGGTACGGCCGCCCGGTGGTGTGGCCGCCGGGATACCGGGTGTTCCGTGAGGACTCGCCGGCGGCGAATCTGTGGCTGCTGACCGCGGGGGAGGTGGACCTCGACTTCTCCGTACCCGGGCGCGGCGAGGTGGTCATCGGCCAGGTCGGCGGCGGCGAGCTGCTGGGCCTGTCCTGGCTGCAGCCGCCGCGCCGGTGGTCGGTCGGCGCGGTCGCGAGCACGCAGTGCCACGCCGTCGAGCTGGAGGCACGTGGCCTGCGCAACCTCATGGCCGAGGACTGCGCCGCCGGCACCGATCTGGCCGAGCGCTTCCTGCGGGTCCTGGGCCGGCGGCTGAGCGAGGCGCGCCGCGGCCTCATCCCCCTCGGTGCCGTCCCCGACGGTGCCGCCGGGACCCTCAGCCGTGCCGCCGGGGACGAATGA